Proteins from a genomic interval of Pseudoalteromonas sp. MEBiC 03607:
- the ispF gene encoding 2-C-methyl-D-erythritol 2,4-cyclodiphosphate synthase, translated as MIRIGHGFDVHKFGGEGPLVICGEKIDYPQGFLAHSDGDVAIHALCDAILGALAMGDIGKHFPDTASEYENIDSRILLRHVVGLAKEQGYVLGNADVTIVAQAPKMLPHIQAMRENLCQDLEADISQVNVKATTTEKLGFEGRKEGISSHAVVIMRKQD; from the coding sequence ATGATTCGAATTGGCCATGGCTTTGATGTACACAAATTTGGTGGCGAAGGGCCACTGGTGATTTGTGGTGAAAAAATTGATTATCCACAAGGCTTTTTAGCACATTCAGATGGTGATGTGGCAATTCATGCTTTATGCGATGCAATATTAGGTGCACTTGCAATGGGCGATATTGGCAAGCACTTCCCTGATACTGCTAGCGAATACGAAAATATTGATAGCCGAATTTTGCTACGCCACGTGGTTGGGCTTGCTAAAGAGCAAGGTTATGTTCTTGGCAATGCCGATGTCACGATTGTTGCTCAAGCCCCCAAAATGTTGCCACATATTCAAGCAATGCGTGAAAACTTATGCCAAGACCTTGAAGCAGATATTTCACAAGTGAATGTAAAAGCAACGACTACAGAGAAGTTGGGCTTTGAAGGTCGTAAAGAAGGTATCTCAAGCCATGCTGTGGTAATTATGAGAAAGCAAGATTGA
- a CDS encoding DUF2947 domain-containing protein, protein MNYISLDEYKKAWVFRHKDMPISAEDAAQIKPMTAERAAVLWTTMVSREHDHPDFFDKTDWCGKDDSFSETVNWENAWEAGDEQLPEEILNHLEWEANTTVYFCMARDNIIETSFAVFKRCWQNFMFLADGSLLLGKKRDAVVQFLESGNAKLGKKGAVK, encoded by the coding sequence ATGAATTATATTTCGTTAGATGAATACAAAAAAGCCTGGGTTTTTCGTCATAAAGATATGCCGATAAGCGCAGAAGATGCCGCACAAATAAAACCAATGACAGCTGAGCGCGCAGCGGTTTTATGGACCACTATGGTAAGCCGTGAGCATGATCACCCTGACTTTTTTGATAAAACAGATTGGTGCGGTAAAGATGACAGTTTTTCTGAAACTGTTAACTGGGAAAATGCATGGGAAGCGGGTGATGAGCAACTACCTGAAGAAATCCTTAACCATTTAGAGTGGGAAGCCAATACGACCGTGTATTTTTGTATGGCGCGCGACAATATTATCGAAACCAGCTTTGCCGTATTTAAGCGTTGTTGGCAAAACTTTATGTTTTTAGCCGATGGTAGTTTATTGCTAGGTAAAAAGCGTGATGCTGTGGTGCAGTTTTTAGAATCTGGTAATGCAAAACTGGGTAAAAAAGGTGCAGTAAAGTAG
- the ftsB gene encoding cell division protein FtsB: protein MRVFQFALLCLALFIQYRLWFGHNGVQDYTRLKQAVASHQDTNAKLLKRNTVLKADIKDLKLGQEGIEERARNELGMIKPGETFIRVLPGQQYNEQ, encoded by the coding sequence ATGCGGGTTTTTCAATTCGCCTTGTTATGTTTGGCATTATTTATTCAGTACCGTTTGTGGTTTGGCCATAATGGAGTGCAAGATTACACTCGTTTAAAACAAGCCGTAGCATCACATCAAGATACGAATGCTAAATTATTAAAACGTAATACGGTACTAAAAGCCGACATTAAAGATTTAAAGCTTGGTCAAGAGGGTATTGAAGAACGAGCGCGTAACGAATTAGGAATGATTAAACCTGGTGAAACCTTTATTCGAGTATTACCAGGTCAGCAGTATAATGAACAATAA
- the ispD gene encoding 2-C-methyl-D-erythritol 4-phosphate cytidylyltransferase: MNNKQIITAIVPAAGVGSRMQHSAPKQYIELAGKTILEHTLSKLAELECLNTIKVAISDDDGYFADLPYIDARIERVSGGKERADSVLNALLSLADNPPDWVLVHDAARPLVCLADIQRLIAECTAANEGGILASKVKDTIKRGHTHSEQTVPRDDLWQALTPQFFPYKLLTDALSNALQSGVTITDEASAIEWAKQPVKLVAGRSDNIKITTPEDLDLAAFLLQKQQNESTS; encoded by the coding sequence ATGAACAATAAACAAATTATTACCGCAATTGTTCCCGCTGCGGGAGTAGGGAGTCGAATGCAACATTCGGCGCCTAAACAATATATCGAGCTTGCGGGTAAAACTATTTTAGAGCATACCTTAAGCAAGCTTGCTGAGCTTGAATGCCTTAATACCATAAAAGTCGCTATTAGTGATGATGATGGCTATTTTGCCGATTTACCCTATATAGATGCGCGAATTGAACGTGTGAGTGGTGGTAAAGAACGCGCCGATTCAGTGCTAAATGCTTTGCTATCACTTGCTGACAACCCACCTGACTGGGTACTTGTTCACGATGCGGCAAGACCGTTAGTGTGCTTGGCAGATATTCAGCGTTTAATCGCTGAATGTACTGCTGCCAATGAAGGCGGTATTTTGGCATCAAAAGTAAAAGACACCATAAAGCGCGGCCATACCCACAGTGAGCAAACAGTGCCACGTGACGATTTATGGCAGGCGCTAACCCCTCAGTTTTTCCCTTACAAATTGCTGACCGATGCGCTATCAAATGCCCTTCAAAGTGGTGTGACTATTACTGATGAGGCATCGGCAATTGAATGGGCCAAACAGCCTGTTAAGCTGGTTGCTGGTCGCAGTGATAATATTAAAATCACCACCCCTGAAGATTTAGATTTAGCAGCATTTTTATTGCAAAAACAACAAAACGAGAGTACCTCATGA